In Euphorbia lathyris chromosome 10, ddEupLath1.1, whole genome shotgun sequence, the DNA window GATACATTAAGTGCCTGCCACAGCCACTAATGTAACCTGTAAACAAATTTTACAATCTGAGTTTGCATCAAATTTTGTCACAATGAATTAAAATAACCAGTTGGGGACAATACTTCTTCTATGTAATGTACCATATACTATACACACAGCTTCAACTCCAATATCCATCCTTTCCATTCCACTACGCAACACTGTTGCACATcaaatcaatttaattaaattaactaGTAATTCCTTATTTGTTACTTGAACAAATTAATAGAGAAATTTACGTTTTCTTTTTAGCTGATTCAGTTTCCTGCTGCATGCGTACAAACAGACTTCCATCATAAACTGCTTTAACTGTCTCTTTTTTCAGCAATCCATCCTTGTCCTTGCAGAGTACATATAGTATTTTCCACTCTGTCCAGCTTGCAACCCTGCATTTTTATTTCCTTCTTTCAGTAGTAACATTTATCAAATGGCACAATTAAAGACTTTATTAACATAAATTGACATACTAGATGATTGTGTTGTTAACCCTCAGACTTTAACTTGCACTAGAAGTTCATGTTCATTCATAATGgtcatgtttggtaaagagcttcTTGGAATGAAATTAGAGATTTGAGCCACTTATCTCTTTCCAATGACATTTTTACTCCTAATTACTACCTTTTAATCACAAATAAAGGCTTTATCATAtccttatttatcattttacacaaataACTATTAGCAATTAGCCAAtatttaccaaacaagtttacacaatcagctaaTCATATTTGCCAAACAGGACCAATATTTATCATCAAACAATCATTCATAAGCTTTCTATCCCACCACCACCTGCTTCATAATTAGAGTGGAACCATGAAATAATGTCTAGGTGTAAAAGGATTTACGACTCAATTATCTAATGTTCTATGTTGCACAAAAACTCTTCTTTATTAAAGTTTCGGTGTTTCCATGTTTCGTGTCCGTTTCTTTTACGTGTGGTGTCTAAAGTAGTTGTTTTccattttttaaaagaaaaaaaagaaacgaACCATCCTCCATAGTCTTTAGGCTGCCTGTTAGCCTTAAGCATTGCCATGAGTTCATCTGATGTTAAGGCATTTGGATGCGAATGTGAATGCTTTGTAAATATTTCTTCAAATTTCTCAGCGACAAACCTatcaaaaatcaattttatattCCAAATAGTTGTTGTTAGTGCTTTTCTTAAAACAGAAAGATAGGGATGTGGATGTGTAAAGTAAAGTTGAAGAAGTGTAAGAGTGAAAGAAATACCTTCCTTGAGAATCATATACGCCAGAATCGCTACCATGTTTGCTTTTATGTATGTTCTTTATCTCTATTGGGAATAGTGGAGATGGGAACTTTCCCTGCACACAACCTTAACTATTACTTTTATATTTATTCAAACCCATTACACAAACAAAGTAAATGAttccaaataataataataatgcttaATCTATAAGGAGTCCTTGAATTTGGTCTACAAACCCGATAAAGTGTTTCGTTAACTTTTAAAATGAACTACCGACTATCTTAATTAAAGTAACCTATTAACCCTATGAACTTGCTTTAGATGATCTATACgcttttttaatttgtttaaagtatTTCTATTTGTCCAAATTCTGTTATGCTTTAGCATGTAGACTTATTTACCGTGTCAATCAGTTTCCGGGGCGAAAGTTCATAGGGCTATTGATgtaatcataataataataatgggatTGTTAGCTTCCTAATTAAGTTTAAATATTTTGTTAGGTAGACAAGACAATTGTTGCTTGCAAGCATAATGTAAAGAAATGAAGAAAAGACATATGCAATAATACTTGGCTTTAAAGTTGAAACACATCTCTTCTACTCTTTACTGTCTCATGTGGAAAATGCCCAACTATGCAACTGTTacggataataataataataaaaaactgtCATCTTCAGGGTTTAActcttgataaaaaaaaaatgaaaatttaaaacatgttaatCCGCCTTGTATATAATTTGAACTCAAAGGGGATTTATACGGCCATataatgaattaatttttttttgtatttaaattaCAATCCAACCCAATCTATTAAAAGACATAATTTATGGGTTGGTTGTTAAAACCAATTCATCCTATTAAATATTAAACTTGAAtagattggattggattggattgggttaattattaattcaaataatttttaatataaatttataactaTTAAACATCGAACTAAATTAATGAACTTACAAATATTTATATCAAATAGAACTTAAATTACATTAattttttagttaatttaaaaaaaaaatcacgtgCTTTCACGTTTTCGTAAATCGGTATACATAGgttttttacccaacaaatgaTTTgacacatttaaattaaaacgGTATTTTCAAGATTTTTTAAgtcatttttttactttttcagtGAATTTTGACCCACTTCTTTTTTCCGAAATTCCATAATTTCTGAATTTCGAATtccaaaatttttaaaatttcataatttttaaaattttagaatctggaatttttgaaattttggaGTTTATGAAATTCTAAAGAATTCCAGAATTCCAGAAATCTGAAATTatgaaaaattctaaaattcctCAAATATAAGAAATCTGGAATTCTAAAAAtttgaaattctaaaatttctaaaattgcagaaaataaaaaaataaaaaaataaaaacaaagtgtaattttttacttttcaaagtcaaattttttgtttttcaaaaaataactTCTGCCACATCAGCAATCTAACGATTtcaaatcatttaaattaatgTTTTGACATAATTATTTATTGAATTGTGGCCACATTCTTACatttcataaataaataaatatattatttcaaatgaaactatatataatgaactgaaaaaaactaataatagaaaagaataattataaaaagaaTAATTCCAGTATTAGATTACATTCTAGCATAACACATTAATTATGGTTTAGTTGATAAAGAATTTAAATTGTATTTAATATTTCTTAATCAGATCTAATTCAACCCAgcccaataaataaattagataATATAGAATATGTTGGATTTGGTTAGATCGGTGGATTTGGTATATTTTGTCCATTTCTACGGATTCATACGATcgtataaaaattatttttctatctcACCTATGAATTTAAGCTTAAGCTTTTGATCAATTACGGACCAAAAGTTTTAAGGGGTTGCTGACTGGTTGAGAGTTAAAACTATGAAAAGGACGGAATTGATATGTTCGTAAAATTGGACTGAAGAAGTGTTTGATTACTTGTTTTCATGTTTCTTTTTTCATCCGAAAATAACAGTTATTTACAAAAAgcagataattttttttttgaaataaataaataaaaggcgTTCATGTCAGGCAGGGATAGAAATGCGTGCCCTTTGATGGCTAGATATGTTCTGAAATTCTGAAAATTATGAAGATGATTCTTGAAATCTATTGGTTTTGAGAAACAAACaatcaaaagaaaagaagaaaaaagcaGGGGAATATTACAGGGCGAGTTTTATGGCTGAGACCCATGTTTATGAACAATGCAGCCACTGTTGATAACGCTATTCCACACCCGATTGCACGAAATCCTGTTTCATTTCATTATTCCAACCCATCATTTATATATTCGATCGCTAAATAAAGATATATACGTACCTTTGAACGTTTCCCAGGGATAAACTACGCCGTCTTCGTTCCTAtcgaagaaaaatacatgtttCTGCAGAACGTTGTTCTCATTTGGTACAAATTTCTctgcaaaaacacaaaaaccaaATCCCTACAAATTCATATTTATTTACCCTTCAAATCATAAATTGAGAACacatatatttgaaattaataccATTCGGCCCCTCCTTGCTTTTCGATTTCCTAGAACCCATCAGTAACAGATTTAATTTTCTAGTGTTGAAGAAGCCAAAATGACTAACAAATTACAAATGAAGGAAGAAGCCAAAATGACTAAGTAGAAGCGAAATGATCACTATGCCTAAGGGTTTCTATTCATTTATATAGCCTAAATATTTAGTATGCCTAATTTGTTTCCCGTACACTCTGCTTGGATACTGACCAATACCGAGATCTCAATTGTAAAACAAGAATAAATTCTTTAGAATAAATCTTTAAAGCCTATTGCACTTTTCCGGGTTCTATTCGGGTCAAATGAAGGAGTTATGACCATTTGAAGTTTTCGAACGAAAACTCGGGAGGATCTTAGAGCCATGTCTTTAAATTGGGTCATTTTTAGCCGTGCAccttaaaatataaaatgttcGTCTCATCGAGACGAATCTAACGGTATAAGAATCGTCAAAATGGGAGGACGTAAAGGGCGTTTTCAGACGTTGGAATGATCTAGGATGCATCTGGGTTAGGGGCAAATCTTCCCCTAAGGTGGTGGCCTATCGGCCACTGTCGGGAAATTACAACAGTTTTACAGAAACTTTGTAACTTGCCCACTAACTCCAATAACTGAAAACCACAACTCCAATACGGGTTAATTGGTCAGAAAACCTTCATTAGGAGGGGGGAACCATTTTTTAGAGTTACAAAAAGTTAGAGAAAGTTctagagagatagagagagaaagaggagagagaaagcttcttcttcatcttcttcaatccaaatcacaaCCAAATCAACCCAAACCACGTAAAATTCATATCCAAAACATCTTAAACATCAATTAAGATcataattaaaagtttagagagagaaacatTTGAAAGTGAGTGAAAGTGTGTGAAAGTGAGTGAAATCCTTGATTTCTCTCACTAATTCTTCAGATAATCACCCAATTCCACATCTTAATCCTTCTAAGAAGCAAGGAAAGGGATTACATCAATCATTTAAGATCAATTCAATCCCGTTCGAGTCCAATTCCACAAGTTTGGATTCTGTTCGCGGCATTCCTGTTCGTCTACGCTCCTGAGTCTACCTCCATGTAAAGCCGGAATATAGCGCCAAAGGTAACACTCTGAAGGGTTTAAAATCCTTCCGTTAACTATGCAAATTGATTTCAGTTCATTGTAGTTCGAGTGCCAGAAAAGCATAATTTTGTAATTCTACAAGTGGTGGCCGATCGGCCACTGCTTCAGAATTATAGAATTCTACCTTTTTATATTTTCATCCGAGTTGAGTTTGTAATTTTCTATTTCGGTAAATTTACATTCAATTAGGCATGAATAGACGTATAAATGCTCAAACACGTAAAATGCGATTAATTATGGGTTAAGGGGTATTTCTGGAATAAATATTAAATCTGTTAGAATATATAGATTTAGTTCACGGTTAGAAATGCATGTTGATGTGCTTATACAATAGGATTGGAATGGGTTCTAATTGATCGAGTCCGGTGTCGTAGTTAAATCCGAAAGACGGGTCTCAATGTCCCACAACTATAACATATATCTTGcaggttttatagatttattTCATGGGGTTAGACTAGTTGTATAAGTTTTTTGCAATgttaaaatgtaatttattattcagtatttatttatcacTTTCGTGTGATGAATGATTATAAACTAAAAATGAATTAGAGTATAAAGATATTCACGAACCTATCTCTCAAGAGATGGCATAGTGTGAGCCCCTATATCGTCTAATTTGTGCACCTATTTTGAGTTGTTTGTCATCCTCTAATTGGAAATTTTTGTCCTTTCT includes these proteins:
- the LOC136209912 gene encoding probable peroxygenase 4 isoform X2 codes for the protein MGSRKSKSKEGPNEKFVPNENNVLQKHVFFFDRNEDGVVYPWETFKALSTVAALFINMGLSHKTRPGKFPSPLFPIEIKNIHKSKHGSDSGVYDSQGRFVAEKFEEIFTKHSHSHPNALTSDELMAMLKANRQPKDYGGWVASWTEWKILYVLCKDKDGLLKKETVKAVYDGSLFVRMQQETESAKKKTVA
- the LOC136209912 gene encoding probable peroxygenase 4 isoform X1, with the protein product MGSRKSKSKEGPNEKFVPNENNVLQKHVFFFDRNEDGVVYPWETFKGFRAIGCGIALSTVAALFINMGLSHKTRPGKFPSPLFPIEIKNIHKSKHGSDSGVYDSQGRFVAEKFEEIFTKHSHSHPNALTSDELMAMLKANRQPKDYGGWVASWTEWKILYVLCKDKDGLLKKETVKAVYDGSLFVRMQQETESAKKKTVA